The following proteins come from a genomic window of Chloroflexota bacterium:
- a CDS encoding PilZ domain-containing protein codes for MAFDERRASQRINVAFEITYECFNPRGEKVDAGSAHTVNISGRGVMVELPRNVDPNARVLVCIKQPFYTLLVMGAVVHSRRVQEGEYQIGMELIEMIEGTWKDWEALAPPLWEPAPE; via the coding sequence ATGGCTTTCGACGAACGGCGTGCGTCCCAGCGCATCAATGTCGCGTTTGAAATCACGTACGAGTGCTTCAACCCGCGCGGTGAGAAAGTGGATGCCGGCTCGGCGCACACGGTCAACATCAGCGGACGCGGCGTGATGGTCGAGTTGCCGCGCAACGTGGACCCCAACGCGCGCGTGCTTGTGTGCATCAAACAACCGTTTTACACGTTGCTCGTGATGGGCGCCGTCGTACACTCGCGCCGCGTGCAAGAGGGAGAATATCAAATCGGCATGGAACTGATTGAAATGATCGAAGGCACCTGGAAGGACTGGGAAGCGCTTGCGCCGCCGCTCTGGGAGCCAGCCCCAGAATGA
- a CDS encoding endonuclease III: MKDPDIHRVITILRQVTRAWAQPYVTALAQESRDPFRVLISTMLSLRTKDAVTAESSRRLFTLASTPQTMLKLAAREIEKAIYPVGFYRTKARNILLVCRELVERHKSQVPSDLNALIALPGVGRKTANLVITQGFGELGICVDTHVHRIMNRWGYVKTGLPDQTEMALREKLPREYWIEINDHLVALGQNICHPTSPKCSLCPINGHCARVGVTRSR; the protein is encoded by the coding sequence ATGAAAGACCCTGACATTCATCGCGTTATCACGATTCTGCGCCAAGTGACGCGCGCGTGGGCGCAACCTTACGTCACCGCGCTCGCGCAAGAATCGCGTGATCCGTTTCGCGTCCTCATCTCGACGATGCTGAGTCTCCGCACCAAAGACGCGGTGACCGCCGAGTCCTCGCGCCGGTTGTTCACGCTGGCGAGCACTCCGCAAACGATGCTGAAACTTGCCGCACGCGAGATTGAAAAAGCGATTTACCCGGTCGGCTTTTACCGCACCAAGGCGCGCAACATTTTGCTCGTCTGCCGCGAATTGGTCGAGCGTCACAAAAGCCAGGTACCCAGCGATCTCAACGCGTTGATTGCGCTGCCCGGCGTCGGACGCAAAACTGCAAACCTCGTGATCACCCAGGGTTTTGGCGAGCTGGGTATTTGCGTGGACACGCACGTCCACCGCATCATGAACCGGTGGGGCTATGTCAAAACTGGCTTGCCCGACCAAACCGAAATGGCTCTGCGCGAGAAACTACCCCGCGAATACTGGATCGAAATCAACGATCACTTGGTCGCGCTGGGACAAAATATCTGCCACCCGACCTCGCCGAAATGCTCGCTCTGTCCGATCAACGGTCATTGTGCGCGCGTGGGCGTGACGCGCAGTCGCTAG